A genomic stretch from Etheostoma cragini isolate CJK2018 chromosome 8, CSU_Ecrag_1.0, whole genome shotgun sequence includes:
- the LOC117948775 gene encoding CD209 antigen-like protein E isoform X2: MITSPLIMTVSERDEFKRTNFDVEAGFKTLTEERDDLKRKLNNLAQGRWEYFNGSFYYKSTITKTWQESRDDCLQKGADLVIINSKEEHDFLRKLKKVMWIGLTDSETEGTWKWVDGTPLNERYWDSGEPNGEKSENCVEIKKFDSENSWNDVSCSTSKNWICEMKVIP; the protein is encoded by the exons ATGATAACCTCTCCTCTCATAATGACAGTTTCAGAGAGAGACGAGTTCAAGAGAACCAACTTTG ATGTTGAGGCTGGTTTCAAAACCCTGACTGAGGAGAGAGATGACCTGAAGAGGAAGCTGAATAACTTAG CTCAAGGAAGATGGGAGTATTTCAACGGTAGTTTCTACTACAAATCTACTATCACTAAAACCTGGCAAGAGAGTAGAGATGACTGTCTTCAAAAGGGTGCAGACCTGGTGATTATCAACAGCAAAGAAGaacat GATTTCCTAAGAAAATTGAAGAAGGTCATGTGGATTGGCCTGACTGACTCAGAGACAGAGGGGACGTGGAAATGGGTGGACGGGACTCCACTGAATGAAAG ATACTGGGATTCCGGGGAGCCTAACGGAGAGAAGAGTGAAAACTGTGTGGAAATAAAGAAATTTGATTCAGAAAATAGCTGGAATGATGTAAGCTGTTCCACTTCAAAGAACTGGATCTGTGAAATGAAAGTCATTCCATAA
- the LOC117948775 gene encoding CD209 antigen-like protein E isoform X1, whose amino-acid sequence MITSPLIMTVSERDEFKRTNFDVEAGFKTLTEESEDLKRKLNISVSERDALKRTKLDVEAGFKTLTEERDDLKRKLNNLAQGRWEYFNGSFYYKSTITKTWQESRDDCLQKGADLVIINSKEEHDFLRKLKKVMWIGLTDSETEGTWKWVDGTPLNERYWDSGEPNGEKSENCVEIKKFDSENSWNDVSCSTSKNWICEMKVIP is encoded by the exons ATGATAACCTCTCCTCTCATAATGACAGTTTCAGAGAGAGACGAGTTCAAGAGAACCAACTTTG ATGTTGAGGCTGGGTTCAAAACCCTGACTGAGGAGAGCGAGGACCTGAAGAGGAAGCTGAATATCTCAG TTTCAGAGAGAGACGCTTTGAAGAGAACCAAGCTGG ATGTTGAGGCTGGTTTCAAAACCCTGACTGAGGAGAGAGATGACCTGAAGAGGAAGCTGAATAACTTAG CTCAAGGAAGATGGGAGTATTTCAACGGTAGTTTCTACTACAAATCTACTATCACTAAAACCTGGCAAGAGAGTAGAGATGACTGTCTTCAAAAGGGTGCAGACCTGGTGATTATCAACAGCAAAGAAGaacat GATTTCCTAAGAAAATTGAAGAAGGTCATGTGGATTGGCCTGACTGACTCAGAGACAGAGGGGACGTGGAAATGGGTGGACGGGACTCCACTGAATGAAAG ATACTGGGATTCCGGGGAGCCTAACGGAGAGAAGAGTGAAAACTGTGTGGAAATAAAGAAATTTGATTCAGAAAATAGCTGGAATGATGTAAGCTGTTCCACTTCAAAGAACTGGATCTGTGAAATGAAAGTCATTCCATAA